Proteins encoded in a region of the Devosia sp. RR2S18 genome:
- a CDS encoding SRPBCC family protein has protein sequence MAQYTSTLPRQVLVEATIAAPIDEVWRAVREPERIATWFGWEASTLEEEIAFIFLDHAAADEATHTIRFEEWQGIADGFELTEEDTTTRLEILRYNAPPVDIETSYDGMVEGWISFTEQLRFALEQHPSEARRTIYLAGAAKPASPPPSVALGLAEVADSAEGSIFEAVLDTGDMLNGAVRRRTRYQTILEVGEWGRGMLVVTDMDVTEKRRHGGGSLLLTTYGMVDSEFADLERRWSEWWTSRYSSDQA, from the coding sequence ATGGCTCAATATACATCGACCCTGCCAAGGCAGGTTCTCGTTGAGGCGACCATCGCCGCACCCATCGATGAGGTTTGGCGCGCAGTGCGCGAGCCCGAACGCATCGCCACCTGGTTCGGCTGGGAGGCTTCAACCCTGGAGGAGGAGATCGCCTTCATCTTCCTTGATCATGCAGCAGCCGACGAGGCGACGCATACGATCCGCTTCGAGGAGTGGCAGGGCATTGCTGATGGCTTTGAGCTGACCGAAGAGGATACGACCACTCGGCTAGAGATCCTGCGCTACAACGCCCCACCGGTCGACATCGAGACGTCCTATGACGGAATGGTTGAAGGCTGGATCAGTTTTACCGAGCAACTGCGTTTTGCACTGGAGCAGCATCCCAGCGAAGCCCGGCGCACCATCTATCTGGCAGGGGCGGCCAAGCCGGCGAGCCCGCCGCCTTCGGTGGCACTGGGTCTTGCTGAGGTAGCCGACAGCGCAGAAGGGAGCATCTTCGAGGCGGTGCTGGACACTGGCGACATGCTCAACGGTGCCGTGCGGCGCAGGACCCGCTACCAAACCATCCTCGAGGTGGGCGAGTGGGGCCGCGGCATGCTTGTTGTCACCGATATGGACGTAACTGAAAAACGTCGCCATGGCGGCGGCTCGCTCCTTCTGACCACCTATGGCATGGTCGACAGCGAGTTTGCCGATCTTGAGCGCCGCTGGTCCGAGTGGTGGACCAGCCGCTATTCTTCGGACCAAGCCTAA
- a CDS encoding TRAP transporter substrate-binding protein, translated as MKRREFFKSASVATIGAAAATTLATPAIAQGTYNWRMVTTWPKNFPGLGVGAQRLADRITKASGGRLNVQVFAAGEMVPGLQALDAVIDGSAEMSHGAAYYWQNKSQALSFYTGVPFGMTNRELASWVRYLGGQELWDEVYDQFGVKGYLSGDTGTQAGGWFRNELTGLSDIQGLRFRTPGLGGQVWSKLGASVTNLAAGEIFAALQSGALDAAEFVGPYNDLALGFYQVAKNYYFPSFVEPGLATELVVSKSKLAELPEDLQELVAIAAQASYDDVSSDMYANDPRALRALVDEHGVQVRQFPEEIVEAGAVASMELITEIRESGDDLTKRVAESFISAFNLLRERTQGTDVPFLLAREKYISYE; from the coding sequence ATGAAGAGACGTGAGTTTTTCAAGTCCGCGTCGGTTGCCACGATCGGCGCCGCAGCGGCCACGACGCTTGCCACGCCGGCTATTGCGCAGGGCACATACAACTGGCGCATGGTCACCACCTGGCCCAAGAACTTCCCGGGCCTCGGCGTTGGCGCCCAGCGCTTGGCCGATCGTATCACCAAGGCCTCCGGCGGCCGCCTCAACGTGCAGGTCTTCGCCGCTGGCGAAATGGTACCGGGCCTCCAGGCGCTCGATGCCGTCATTGACGGTTCGGCTGAAATGAGCCACGGCGCTGCTTACTACTGGCAGAACAAGTCCCAGGCGCTCTCCTTCTACACCGGCGTGCCCTTCGGCATGACCAATCGCGAGCTGGCCTCCTGGGTTCGCTATCTCGGTGGCCAGGAACTCTGGGACGAGGTCTATGACCAGTTCGGCGTCAAAGGCTATCTCTCCGGCGACACCGGCACGCAGGCTGGCGGCTGGTTCCGCAATGAGCTGACCGGGCTTTCCGACATTCAGGGCCTGCGCTTCCGCACGCCGGGCCTGGGCGGCCAGGTGTGGTCCAAGCTTGGCGCCTCGGTGACCAACCTTGCTGCCGGCGAGATTTTTGCAGCCCTCCAGTCCGGTGCGCTCGATGCCGCCGAATTCGTCGGCCCCTACAACGACCTCGCCCTTGGCTTCTATCAGGTCGCCAAGAACTACTACTTCCCCAGCTTCGTCGAGCCGGGCCTGGCGACTGAGCTGGTCGTCTCCAAGTCCAAGCTGGCCGAACTGCCGGAAGACCTCCAGGAACTCGTCGCCATTGCGGCGCAGGCCTCCTATGACGATGTTTCGTCCGACATGTACGCTAACGACCCGCGCGCCTTGCGTGCCCTGGTCGATGAGCATGGCGTGCAGGTTCGTCAGTTCCCCGAAGAGATCGTCGAAGCTGGTGCAGTCGCTTCGATGGAGCTGATCACCGAAATCCGTGAGAGCGGCGACGACCTGACCAAGCGAGTGGCCGAAAGCTTTATCTCGGCCTTCAACCTGCTGCGTGAGCGCACCCAAGGCACCGACGTGCCCTTCCTCCTGGCGCGCGAGAAATACATCTCCTACGAATAA
- a CDS encoding alpha-hydroxy acid oxidase has translation MPSLDKFLTIDELMAEAKRKVPKQFFDYADSGSWTEGTYRANQEDFRQIKLRQRVAVNMEGRTLATTMTCEQAKMPVALAPTGFTGMQSADGEIKAARAAEKFGVPFTLSTMSICSIEDVAENTSKPFWFQLYMMRDRGFIERLIDRAKAAKCSALVLTMDLQILGQRHKDLRNGMSAPPKFTPKFVFEMARKPRWAMQMLGTKRHTFRNIVGHVDAAGDLSKLSAWTSSQFDPALSWKEIAWVKERFGGPVIVKGILDPDDAKAAVAHGADGIIVSNHGGRQLDGAPSSIRVLSEIVDAVGNITDVYMDGGIRSGQDVLKAVALGAKGTFIGRAFLWGLGAGGEAGVTRALEIIHRELDVTMALCGERDIKDVGLHNIYSIDWPARNSPLGANG, from the coding sequence ATGCCGTCCCTCGACAAGTTCCTGACCATCGATGAGCTGATGGCAGAGGCCAAGCGCAAGGTGCCCAAACAGTTCTTCGACTATGCCGATAGCGGCTCGTGGACTGAAGGCACTTACCGGGCCAACCAGGAGGATTTTCGGCAGATCAAGCTGCGCCAGCGCGTCGCCGTCAACATGGAAGGGCGCACGCTTGCCACCACCATGACTTGCGAGCAGGCCAAGATGCCGGTGGCACTGGCCCCGACCGGCTTTACCGGCATGCAAAGCGCGGATGGGGAGATCAAGGCGGCGCGGGCGGCCGAGAAGTTTGGCGTGCCGTTTACGCTCTCGACCATGAGCATCTGCTCCATCGAGGATGTGGCCGAGAACACCTCCAAGCCGTTCTGGTTTCAGCTCTACATGATGCGTGACCGCGGCTTCATCGAGCGGCTGATCGACCGGGCCAAGGCGGCCAAGTGCTCGGCGCTGGTTCTAACCATGGACCTCCAGATCCTGGGGCAGCGGCACAAGGATCTGCGCAACGGTATGTCGGCGCCCCCCAAGTTCACGCCCAAATTCGTCTTCGAAATGGCGCGCAAACCGCGCTGGGCGATGCAGATGCTGGGCACCAAGCGGCATACCTTCCGCAATATCGTAGGGCATGTGGATGCGGCGGGCGATCTCTCCAAGCTCTCCGCCTGGACCAGCTCGCAATTCGATCCGGCGCTGTCCTGGAAGGAGATCGCCTGGGTCAAGGAGCGCTTCGGTGGCCCGGTGATCGTCAAGGGCATTCTCGATCCCGACGATGCCAAGGCAGCAGTGGCGCATGGCGCAGACGGGATCATCGTCTCCAACCATGGCGGGCGGCAACTGGATGGCGCGCCGTCCTCCATTCGCGTCCTCTCCGAGATTGTGGACGCGGTGGGCAACATCACAGATGTCTATATGGATGGTGGCATTCGCTCGGGGCAGGATGTGCTCAAGGCCGTGGCACTGGGCGCCAAGGGCACCTTCATTGGTCGCGCATTCCTTTGGGGCCTTGGCGCAGGCGGCGAGGCGGGTGTCACGCGCGCCCTCGAGATTATCCATCGCGAGCTCGACGTCACCATGGCCCTCTGCGGGGAGCGGGACATCAAGGATGTGGGCCTGCACAATATCTATTCGATCGATTGGCCGGCGCGGAATTCGCCTTTGGGCGCCAACGGCT